The following coding sequences lie in one Candidatus Tanganyikabacteria bacterium genomic window:
- a CDS encoding response regulator gives MKRVLVVDDEPDIVEIVACLLEGEGYETLVARDGIEAVEVAEAERPDLVLLDVMMPEMNGYQVCRLLRAKPEFRDTPVVMLTAKAQQSDQFWGLDSGATAYLTKPFDNRELLRTVGELIAS, from the coding sequence ATGAAACGCGTGCTCGTGGTGGACGACGAACCGGATATCGTCGAAATCGTGGCCTGTCTCCTCGAGGGAGAGGGCTACGAGACCCTGGTGGCCCGCGATGGCATCGAGGCTGTCGAGGTAGCCGAGGCCGAACGCCCCGACCTCGTGCTCCTCGACGTGATGATGCCGGAGATGAACGGCTACCAGGTGTGCCGCCTGCTGCGGGCCAAGCCGGAGTTCCGCGACACGCCGGTCGTGATGCTCACGGCCAAGGCCCAGCAGAGCGACCAGTTCTGGGGCCTGGACAGCGGCGCGACCGCGTATCTCACCAAGCCGTTCGACAACCGCGAGCTTCTCCGCACCGTCGGGGAGCTCATCGCGAGCTGA